TTTTATCAATTCCAGGGGCAAGCCGGGGACGTCATCACCCTGACGGCGAACCAGATTACGGGCACGCTTGATCCTATTGTGGTGCTGCGCGATGATCGTGAGCAAAATCTCGCCATGAATGATGATGCAAATAGCAGCAGCAATGCACAACTCACCTTTACATTGCCGGAAGATGGCCGCTATATTGCCGCCGTGACGCGCTTCGGCCTACGAGATGGGGCCACAACGGGCGACTTCCGCCTAACGCTGACGCGGCAAGCCACCGGCCCAGAGCAAGACGAGGAAACGGCACAGGAACCAGCCGATCAAGAAGGGGCCGTTGCAGAAATCACGGCAGAAGATGATACGACGGAGCAGACGGAAACGCCTTAGGCTACCTTATGCTTGTTCCAATGTATCTGCTTCCGCCATGAGGTCCGCAGCGCGTGCATCAGTGTCCGTATCCGCTTCACCCATTTCATCCACATCACCGAACAATGTCAATTGCATGGCGTACAGCCGTAAGGCCTCTGGCGTGCGTTCCAGCGCCAGCCATTTTTCAAGCACGCTCTGACGATACCCTGCCAGCAGATAATAGCCATCATCTAATGTGATAATCTGACGCAGCAGAGCCACATCGTTGCATTGATCGACGCCTTCAGTAAAGCGCTGTAACAAAGCCGGGTACTGTTTAAAGCGCGCCTGCGTACTCGGCTTCTTGCGCAGCGCGATGAGTTCGCGCGTGATGTCGAGCAATGGGTCTTGCATAGGGCCTGCTCCTACACGCTGCCATGCCGCCCAGTATAATCGCGCAGATAGAGGAAGTCATGGCCGATGGTCCGGCGGCTGACCTTGGCGATATTGGGCATGGTGCGCTTATAGTGATTGGCTTTGACGCGCTCCCATATTTTGCTGACGAACTCATGGCTGAAGCCTGTTTCTGCGGCAGCTTCTTCCGTCGTATAACGCTCATCTACCAGCAGATACAATACCTGATCGGCTTCATCATAAGTAAAGCCGAGCTCGTCCTCATCCGTTTGACCAACCCACAAATCCGCACTAGGGGCTTTATCGATGATGGCCTGTGGCACGCCCAAAGAGCGTGCCAACTGCCGTATCTGATACTTATACAGGTCTGCGATGGGATGCAGCGCGACGCCGCTGTCGCCATAGATGGTGCTGTAGCCTAGCAAAAATTCCGTTTTGTTGCTGGTACCCATGACCAGGGCACCTTCCGCCATAGACTGATCGTAGAGGGTAATCATGCGCATACGGGCCATGATATTGCCCATACGAAGTCTGCTCATATCCGGGAAGCGCTCAATCAGCGGATCAACCATCGGCGTGATTTCGACAGTTAAGCTGGGCAATCCCAGGTCTTCAATCACGGATTCCGCATCAAGCATACTGGCTTCGCTAGAAGTCTTATAAGGCATGCGCACGACGAGCACATTTTCAGGGCCGAGTGCCTTCGCCGAGAGATACGCTGAGACAGCACTATCAATGCCGCCAGAAAGGCCCATGACCGCTTTCTTCATGCCTGCTTTAGCGATGTTATCCTGGATGAATCCCATCAGTATACGCGTCGCCAGTTCAGTATTGATATCCAGGCGGTTTAAGATGCTGGTTGTCGTGCTCATTACGTCTCCCTATCCATTGACTTCTTGCATAGGCTGGAACATATACCCGATGATTTTGTGCGGGTATTCTTCTTCGACTTTGACTTCTACATAGAAGTACATGCCCGGCTGCTTTTGGGCCTGCATAACGACGATGACGTGATATTCGTTGGCTGCCAGGACCTGCTTCACCTTCACTTTGCCAACAGCAGTATACTGAGCCTGCATCTGGGCCAGTTGGGTATCGGCATCTGCCTGGGCCAATACATCATCGTGGTAGCTCTCGGTGATGAAGGTCCGCAGACGCTCAGCATCCGCCATGTTATAGATGTGCATCTGCGCGATGAAGCGCATCCCCGCCTGACTTTTGCGCAGGGTGACGACATCGACGGATTGTTGAGGTTGTTCTTGCGGGCTATCACTCATGCATCACCACCTGTATAACCGGGACCCTTCACAAAGCGGCCCGGCATCGCACCGGTATGCTCACCATCGCGCAGCACCTGCCCCCCATTGACGAAGACATGCTTCATGCCCGTGGCATACTGGTGTGGCTGTTCGAATGTCGCATGATCCTGGACTGTTTCAGGGTCAAAGACGACCACATCCGCGAAGTAACCCGGCTTGAGATAACCACGGTCGGTCAGCTTGAGGGTATCCGCAGGCAGCGCGGCCAATTTGCGCACAGCCTCTTGCAGCGTCAGCAAGCCTTCTTCACGGACGTATTTACCCAGTACGCGGATGAATGAGCCATATGCACGCGGATGAGTCGGGTTATGGGTGAAGGGTTCGCCATCGGTATAGGACCCTGCATCCGAGCAGAAGCTCACCCATGGTTTGACCACTTCTTTACGCAGATTATCTTCGCTCATCGTGAAGTAGATCGTGAAGATACGGCTGTCATCTTCCAGCAGCAGATCGAGCACGGTTTCGCGCGCGCCTGTGCCACGTTCTTTGATCACTTCCGACAGGCGCTTGCCTGAATATTTGCGCAGTGCCTCATTCTTGAAGCCCATCAACAGGATGTTCTCCGGAGAATTCTCTGCGTACATATTTTCCCACTCTTCAGAAGGACGCTGCATCTCACTGATGATATGCTCGCGCGTTTCCGGGTCGCGCAAGCGCTCCATCAGGGCGTTATGGCCCCCATCGTGCGCCCAGTTCGGCAGGCAGCTCGCGAGGCCCGTCCCACTGGCGGCGTAGGTATACATATCTGCCGTGACGGGCAGCCCTTCGGCCCGGACTTCCTCAATTTTCGCCAGCATGTCATCCATCTTGGACCAGTTGGCACGTCCTGCTGCTTTGATGTGGTAAACCTCGCCGCTAACGTTGGCTTCTCGCACAATACGCAAAAATTCTTCAAGCGAGGTATCCAGCGTGCGGCCTTCCCCACGGATATGGGAGATATAAAGGCCGTTGTATTCACCAACGATCTTCGCCAGTTCGATGATTTCTTCCGTCTTAGCAAAGGCCGCAGGCGGATAAATCAGCGCCGCAGACATACCCATTGCGCCTTCTTCCATCGCTTCCTTGACGAGGCGCTTCATGGTCTCTAATTCTTCGGCGGTTGGGTCACGGTCTTCATAGCCCATGGCATAAATGCGCAATGTCCCCGTGCCGACGAAGGACGCCACATTGGTGGAAACGCCTTTATCTTCCAGGAATTGCAAATATTCACCCAGCGTATCCCATTCGATCTCATAATCGACATGATCGGTCAGGATGAAATCGCCGCCCTTCTTCATTTCTGGGGAAAGCGGCCCCATGGAGGTGCCTTCTCCCATGACTTCCAGGGTCACGCCCTGGCGTATATCGCTCTGGGAACGACCGTCTTCAATCAATGATTCTGTCGCCCAACTGAGCATATTGATAAAACCAGGTGCAACGGCCAGGCCGTCTACGTCGATGATTTGGTCGCCTTCCAGCGTACCAGGCGCGCCAATTTCAGCAATGCGGTCGCCCTGTATGGCGATGTCCCCCACAATAGGGTCGTCGCCTGTGCCGTCATAGATGCTGCCGCCGCGCAGCACAATATCATAAGTCATTACGTCAAATTCTCCTGTAGAATGCGGTTCAATTCCCGGCGTACCAAACCGGGACGTTCATCACGCAGCAAAGGCAGCCGCGCACGGGTGCGATGGAGTTGGTTGAGGTCAATTTCTTGAACGAGAAGCGCTTCATCAAAATAGGTGCCATGCACCAAAAATTCGCCATCGGGGTCTACAATCGACGAGCCACCCCAGAACACCTTGCCATCTTCATAGCCGACGCGGTTGCAATGCACCACGTAGGTCGTGAACATACTGCCATAGGCTTGATTCACCAGTTCCACCCAGCGCGAACTTGAGAGGCGATCCGCCTGACCCAAACCGCGCCCGGGTGATGCACTATTCAGCAGTAAAACATCAGCCCCATCCATCCACAGGAGATAAGCCGGGGAAACATGCCAGAAATCCTCACAGATGAGCATCCCCATGCGCCCAAAGCGCGTATCGAAGGCGCGCACCGTATTCCCCTGGGCGAAGTAGCGCGACTCATCAAACATGGTATATGTCGGCAGATACAGCTTGTGGTGAATATGGACGATCTCTTCTTGAGAGAAATAAGCATCCGCGATGAAGTAACGGCCTCGCTCATCAACATGGACGAAGCCAACCACAATATCAATATCGCGGCTGTAAAGTTTGAATGTGTCGATAATCGGATTGGGTCGATGCGTCGGTAGGGCCACTTCTGGCACCAGGTCCTGCACCTGATAGCCCGTCATGCCCAATTCCGGGAACACCAGCAAATCAATGCCCTGGTCAATCGCTCGGTTGAGGTAATCCAGATGCACATCACGATTGTGGGCGAGGTCGCCCAGTTTGGGGTACATCTGCGCCATGCCAATGGTGACGCGCATAAATGGCTCCTTCGTCATTGAGTTCGTGAGCGTATCCAGTGCTTAGTATAGACAGAGATGGCACACTCTCGCTATGGACAGGGCAATCCATAGGAGATTTTAATGTGCGAGTAAGGGGGATTGATAGACAGATTGCCAGACCTGAAAGGCCAAATAGACATCACATGTACAGTCAAACTAAAAAGGCACAAAGATCACAATAGAGAAGTCTCTGTGTCTCTGTGCCTTCATGACACGCAGTGATTTTGTCTTTAGAGCGCCTTGTTGCTTATCGGTTCACCAACAAGACGCCAGCCAGCACAATCGACCCGCCGATGAGTGACGTCATGGTCGGAACATCCCCTAACCAGAGCCATGCGATGAACAACGCCATCACGGGGATGATGGTCAAATAGCTACCCGCACGGGCGGCATCCATATGGGAGAGCACGTAAGACCAGCCCACATAAGCCAGCGCACCCGGCAGCACCCCCAGGTATATGAGCGACAGCGTGGCATCCAGCGGCGCGGCATGGACCGCGCCCAACGTACCAGAAGCGAAGGGCAGCAGCGAAAGCGTCCCACCCCAAATCGCATACGTCGTGTATTGGGTGGCGCTGTAGCGGCGCAGATATGGCTTTTGCATGATAGAGAAAGCGCTTGTGGAAAGTGTGGATACCATGACCAGCAGCACACCGCCGGAAAGCTCAAGGCCCATATCACCCGCAAAAGAGATCATCGCCACACCGGCAAAGCTCACAATAATACCGATCCAGCCCCAGCGCGAGAGACGCTCGCCCAGGAACACGGCAGCCATCAAGGCCATCACGCCCACCTCAGATGAAGCGATAAAGCTGGCAATACCTGGCGATACCGTCTGCTGACCTGCATTGAGCGCGACATTATATAGCCCAAAGCCGAGCGCCCCCGTGAAGAAAATACCCGGCACATCGCGCAGCCGTGGTACCGGCATCCGCGTGATGATGGCATAGAGCAGCAGCACCGTAGAAGCCACCATATAGCGAGCAAAAGCCAATTGTATAGGCGTATAAGCCTGTAGGGCGACAGTCACGCCCGTAAATGCGGAAGCCCAAAGCAGCATAATCGCCCCCAGGACAGCAATGACCATCCAGGAATGGGGTATTGCTGGGAGCGTCATCCGCCTGCTTATCGTCAGCGGCTTATTGAGATTGATGTTGACACGTTGCATCGTCGCCTCCTTTACAAGCGAATCCGGCCCAGGCAGCAATTCACACACGCAAGCATGAACAAGCGCATTCCATGGGCCAGTTTGGCAGTCAGCGCAACACAAGAAGATCGGCAGGGCCTAACAACAGATCGCCAGATCTCCGGTTGCGTGAGTTGTTTAACTGATGACTAACTATTGGGAATACCACAGGACGCCGTATTGATTCCTGCAACAATATGATATGCTAAACGGGGTTCCGAACCCCATATTCAAACGCAATTTTTGACCGCTTTTCACCTTAAAATCGAAGGTGTTTTTGGATGTCGACTTCTCAACCGAAAAGTGGCCCCAACGGCCAGCCAACGCCGCCCTCAAAGGCGCTTGACCGTACCGATTGGCGTATCCTGGAGGAGCTGCAAGCCGATGCGCGCATCTCCTATGCAGAGTTGGGGCGACGCGTGGGGTTATCTTCACCAGCGGTGCAGGAGCGCGTCCGCAAGCTGGAAGACGCCGGCATCATCACAGGCTATCAAGCTGTCGTGAATCCGCGCCGCGTCGGCTATCCGATTCTGGCAATCATCCGTTTTAGCTCCCCCAGGGATGAGCAAAAGCTACGCAGAGAGTTGGAACGGACGCCCTATATCATTGATTGTTATGGCGTCCTGGGGACAGATGCCTATATTGCCAAAGTGGCAGCGCCTGATGTGGAAGAATTGGGGCGCGTGGCCGATGAACTCCAATCGGTCGCGGCGACGACCACAGCCGTGGTCACGCTGATCGTGGAAGAAAACGCGCCAATTACGTCCAACTTCGGCGAGGTAAAGCCTGGGCGATCATAACGCAGAGCGAGAACAGCATCAGCGTCACATCCAGCCATTGATCCTGTCGCAGCCCTGCTACGAAGGCGGCATCATCACCACGCAAACAGCTCAGGGCAGCCATGATGCAGGCCCAGATCATCAGCACCAGCCAGAAGCGAGCGCGCGGCAGCCAGCCGCGCCACTGCATCAGCAGCACAAGTACCAGGAGCACGCCCGCTAACAAGGCTCCGATCCCCTGCACATTGAAGCGAGCCGCCTCCAGGCCGTAAATATCAGGCGCAATCCACGTCATAATGGGCACATAGGCTGCCATACTCTCGACCTGCGCCCCGTAAGCACAACCCACTGCCGCGCAGCCCGCCCAGGTCGCAAGCCCCAACAGCGGAATCATAAAAGCCATCTTTGCCAACAAAGCCCGCTGGTCAATATGGCGAAAGTGAGACACGATTACCAGCGCAAACAAGCCACCAACCAGCGCACCATGCCAATCCAGCCCGCCAGCCGTGATCTGCACAATTTCATCTGTATGATCCTGGAAGTACGCCCACCACAGCCAGACATGCCCCACTCGGCCACCCAATAAGCCAGCGATGAAGGCAGCCAATAGCACGTCGCCTGTACGCCCACGCTGCCCCGATGGAGACTGCCACAACAAATAGACCGCACTGATCACCAGGGCCAGGGCGACGAGGGCGCTGTAGGTGTTCCATTGCAGCGCGAACAAGTGAATTTCACGAGGTATCATGTGGCGCAGTATGGGCGCTGCACAGGGCGCTGTCAATACACATCTACCGCGGTTATATAGACGCACAGCGCGCCCAAAAATACAGTCGCCTGCCACCAGATGGTTTATAATAGGGGCAAGGGAGATCAAAGGACGCTGATGCTATCCTGCAAGGACTTATACACATAGAGATACTGCCTGGTGAACCATGAGTAAAGCTGCGATTCTCGTCATCTTGTAATTCGTCATTTTCGGCCTGATTGGCATTATGTTCTTCGTGCTGCCACAATCTGGGACATGGCTCGCGCATATCGTGGGCCTGATTATGGCCGTCGTGGGCCTCGTTATCGTGCTTTATGCGATTTTCGAGCACCAGCGCGTCGGCAAAAAGCTGCCAAACGTCGCCCCAACGCCTAAAGAAGGTGGCAACCTCATTACCAGCGGCCTCTATACGTATATCCGCCATCCTATCTACAGCGGCGTCTTACTGGGTGCCTTTGGTATAGCCGTTTTCCAGGGTGAGATCGTGACGTTTTTGCTGGCTGTGGCGCTCTATATCTTGTTCAGCATCAAATCTCGTTATGAAGAGAGCCTCCTCAAAACGACTTTCGCAGGGTACGCTCAATATATGACGCGAACAGGCCGTTTTATACCAGGATTGAATCTGTAACAGCACCATGCCAACCCAACGAGATACCCTCATCAGCGAGCTGCAATCGCCGGATGTCGCAGCACGTCAGGCTGCTGCTCTGGCCCTGATTGATTTAGCAGATCCCACAACGCGAGATGCGCTCATCACAGCCTTACAGGATGACGATACCCAGGTCAGGCGCGGCGCAATCCGTGCCCTGAGCGCCATTAATGATGACGAGAGCGCCCTTGCTATCGTGCAAGCATTGCCAGACCGCGCGGCACCTGTACGGCGTCGCGTTGTTTCCTGGTTATTGAAAAATGCGCACCGCAGGGTGATTGTTCCTGTACTGCTGGCACTGGCGACGGATGACACGCTCGACCTTGCCGCACGCGATTATGCCATTATGGCGCTGGCCCAGGGCGACCACCGAGAAGCGATCCCAACGATCAATCAACTCGTGCAAGAAGCCCCTGCGCCATTGCAGCGGCGCATCCTACACTCGCTCATGCGCTTTGCTGATGCCAGTTCAGTCCCGGCATTACAGCTCGCCCTGGCTAGCGAAGACGCCCCAACGCGCAAAATTGCGATGACAACCCTCCAACAAATCGGCACGCCAGAGGCGCTGGCGGCCTTAACGACACACAAATTAGCGACACAGGAAGAAGATACACCGTCATGATGCCCTTGAACGAAATCGATATAGAGACGCTGCTGCCCCTGCTCACCAGTGAAGATGTGGCCCAGCGCCAGCAAGCCGCTATTGCGCTCAGCCGGGTGCAGGACGCACGCGTGATTGTTCCTCTCATGGCAGCGCTCGACGATGAAGATAGCACTGTGCGCGCCAACGCCGCCGCCGGACTGGGTGAAAACAAAGCCACAGAGAGCATCGCAGCGCTGATTGAGCGGCTCAGGCAGGACGAACACGACATCGTACGCGAGCGCGCCGCCGCTGCCTTGGCACAAATCGGCGATGAACGCGCCATAGAGCCTTTAATTGATGCCCTGGACGACCCCGCAACCTGGACGCGCAACCGCGTGATTTACGTCCTAGGAGCCAGTGGCGATCAGCGCGCCGTTGATCCACTCATTGAACTGCTCGATCATGCCGATCTCACCACGCAGGGCAATGCGGCCTGGGCATTAGGCGCCATTGGTGATGTGCGCGCCCTGAACCCGCTCATTGGCCTGCTCAAATCAAAAAACGCGACCGTGCGAGGTAATGCGGCCTGGGCCCTGGGCGAACTCGCTCAGCCGCAGGCTATCGCGCCGCTATTCCCCCTATTGCAAGATAAATCACCAGAGGTGCGCAGCAAGGCCGCCTGGGCCATGGGCAGCCTGGGAGAACTCACCGGAGAAACGCGCATGGTCCCGGCGCTGCTGCGCATGCTGGATGATCACGCAGAGATCAAAAATGGGCCGACGACACATGTCATCGTCAGCCAGTACGCTGCCGAAGCGCTGATGCAGATCGGCACGGATGAAGCCAAAGCAGCCGTCGAGCACTGGCGACCTTTAGCAGCGGAGCAGCTACGCCCGCGGCGGATTCAACAACTCATCAGCGTCTTGTCGCAGACCGACCCGGATACGATCACAGCGGCGGTAGAACAACTTGTGGAGATGGGGCCGCCCACCCTGGAGCCACTCATGGAAGCGTTGAAATCTAAAAATGTGCGCATCCGGCAGAATGCAGCCCGTGCCCTGGGCGACCTGCATCTACCGCAGGCCGGCCCTGCGCTGATGATCGCCCTGGCAGATACTGACATCGGCGTCTGGAGCCAAGCAACGGCAGCATTGGCAAAGCTCGGTAAGAGCGTCGTGCCCTTGCTGCAACCCGCCCTCAACAGCAGCAAACGTCTGGTCAAGATGGGCGCATCGCTGGCCTTATGGCGTATCCAGCGAGAAGAACGCGCTTTCCAGACATTGCTCACAGCCTTGCATGATGAAGATTTTGTGGTGCGTGGCAGCGCAATCGTCAGTCTATGGCAGCAACCGGACGAACGTGCGATTGCGACGTTACAAATCCGGCTGCAAGAAGAAGAAGGCATGATGGCGCGCTACGTCCTGCAAGCCTTGCAGACGATTGGCACGCCAGCCGCCCAGGCGACCATCGCGCATTGGATGGCAGAAAACCAGCTTTAGCCCAAACTGAGCGCGATCACACCCACGACCATAACCGCCGCCGCAGACAATCGCCGCGAGACATCCCCTTCTTTAAGCAGGCCCGTCCCCAATGCGACGCCAATCAGGGTGCTGATGACGCGCATGGGGGCGACATAGCTCACGGGGCTGACGGATAAAGCCACCAGGATCAGGATATAGGAGAGCGAGCTAAAGACCGCGACGAAGGCCGCTTTCCACTTATCCTGATGCCAGGCGCTCTGGACGGAGCCCCAATCTTTGAGAGCAAATGGGGTTAGCATCACCATGCGCGATAGGCCCAACCCCCATTGGAAGATCAACGGCGCAATTTGCAGTTCCCCCACAGCATAAGCATCCCATAATGTGTAACCTGCAATCGCCAGCCCCGTCAGCGCAGCAAAGGTCACACCGGGCAAGGCATTGCGTTCCCGCAGGCGGCGAGGATCGCCCGTTAAGCCAAAGACGCCACCACAGATCAACAAAGCGCCGACCATTGCTAATACAGAAGGGCGCTCACCAAAGATCAAGATCGCGGCAATGGTTGAAATCAGCGGACCAATGGCCCGTGCCAGGGGATACACAATCGACAAATCACCCACCTGATACCCTTTAGAGAGCAGCAGGAAGTACAGCATATGTAATATGCCGCTGCCGATGATGAAGACGAGCGCCGCACCATCAATGTCGTGATGGTCAGCAGAGACGGTATACCATACGAATGGGAAATAGAGGATGGCTTCCATCACGCCAAACAACCATAAAAAGCTAACGCCACCTTGGGCGCGCTTGGCGATGAAGTTCCATAATGCATGGAAAACAGCAGAGAGCAAAACAAAAGCAATGGCAGGGGCTGTCATGAACGTGACTCCTAGATGGTGGTATGCGAATACACACCAACCCATCCCCCCTGATCTTTTAATTCTTCAGGTGTCTGCCGGAGGATATATCGAACATGGCTTTAAGTAGCGCTCGGACCAAGCCTGACAAAATCAGTGGAACCCTAGCTACACATGAGTTGATCGCCCTATTATAAAAACGCGCCTGCAAAATCGCAAACCATAGCACAGACCATGGGCCCGCTCAGGATCAGCTTTAATTCTCCGTGACTTTGGTATGACTAGCGAAGAACGCCCAGATCACATCTGTTGCACTGAGGGCCTGGGTCGGCTCCTCTGCCTGGGAACGGAGGCGCTGGCTCCACGGCCAGGAATGCCCCATCGCTGATTTATTATCCTCTTAGCGTAAGCCCATTAAACAAAAAATAGAGGGCAAGAACCCTCTATTTTCGTAAAATTTAGCGAATCCTGGGCTTAGTTAGACCAGCAAGCGCATCGGATTTTCGATCAGGTTACGGAAGTACTGCAACCATTGGGCACCTTCAGCACCATCGCTGACGCGATGGTCAATGCTGAGGGTGGCTTTCATACGCGTCCCTACACCAAGCGTGCCATCTTCCTTGACGACCGGGACCTTACGCGCACTTGCGACGGCCAATGCACCTGATTCCGGCGGATCAATGATGGAGGAGAAGCTCTCGACATCATAGGGGCCCAGGTTACTCACCAGGAAGGTACCACCCTTGATGTACTCCTGCTTGATATTGCCATCGCGAGCATCGGTAAACATCTGCTTGTGATACTTCGCCATCTCCGAAAGAGGCGTGGTATCCGCATCCGGCGAGACCACATTGACAAGGCCATTATTGGGCAGCGCGACGGCAATCGCGATGTTGACGCGCTTATGACGCACCAGCTTATCGCCGTAGTAATGCGTGTTCAGGTTGGGGAAGGCGCGCTGTGTGAGGGCAGCCGCTTTGACAACCATATCATTTACGCTGACTTTTACGCCTTCGTCTTCCAGCATCGCGTTGATTTCTTTACGCAGGCCCAGCAGCGGCTCCACATCGAGTTCAATCGTCAGATAGAAATGCGGCGTCGTCTGGAAGCTGGTCACGGTGCCATCTGCGATGAGGCGGCGCATACGGCTGACGTCGATAATCTCGACATCATCGCCTTCCGGCAGCTTGCCATAGCTCTGGCCGATAGTTGTACCACCACTCGGCTGCTTGGGTGCAGCGGCTGGCTTGGGTGCTGGCTTATAATTCTCGACATCTGCTTTGACGATACGCCCACCGGGGCCACTCCCGGCAACCTGTGCCAGGTTGATGCCCTTCTCGGCAGCAACGCGCTTCGCTAATGGGGAGGCTTTGATCCGCCCATCTGGCGTGGTTGCAGCCGCGCCATTGCTGGCAGGGGCTTCTTCTTCGGCTTCGTCGTCTTCTTCAGGGGCTTCTTCCTCAGCCGCTTCTTCAGCCGCAGGGGCTTTTGCCTCGCCACCGGCTGGGGCTTCGCCAGCATCGCCCAACTGAGCAATAACTGTGCCTTCATCGACTTCTTCGCCGACTTCCAACTTCAACGACAGAATGGTGCCATCTGCCGGGGCTTCTACCTCGACAGTC
The Phototrophicus methaneseepsis DNA segment above includes these coding regions:
- a CDS encoding dihydrolipoamide acetyltransferase family protein; translation: MAQDVTLTMDGMLLNWLKDVGDSVKKGEVIAEFEADKATVEVEAPADGTILSLKLEVGEEVDEGTVIAQLGDAGEAPAGGEAKAPAAEEAAEEEAPEEDDEAEEEAPASNGAAATTPDGRIKASPLAKRVAAEKGINLAQVAGSGPGGRIVKADVENYKPAPKPAAAPKQPSGGTTIGQSYGKLPEGDDVEIIDVSRMRRLIADGTVTSFQTTPHFYLTIELDVEPLLGLRKEINAMLEDEGVKVSVNDMVVKAAALTQRAFPNLNTHYYGDKLVRHKRVNIAIAVALPNNGLVNVVSPDADTTPLSEMAKYHKQMFTDARDGNIKQEYIKGGTFLVSNLGPYDVESFSSIIDPPESGALAVASARKVPVVKEDGTLGVGTRMKATLSIDHRVSDGAEGAQWLQYFRNLIENPMRLLV